In the genome of Rhopalosiphum padi isolate XX-2018 chromosome 1, ASM2088224v1, whole genome shotgun sequence, the window aaacatgaaataatttttactacacTTAATAATGTtggtattattgtttaattaaaaaaaattaaaacactactGTTTTTCCAAgcacataatttatacaatttgataattttacattattgatTTCGTGATTTTTATTTCAGATGAAGTGTTTAAGTATCATAATGGTTAGCCTGTTGTTAGTTGCCATTGCAATGGTCAGCTCAAACGAAACTGGACTGAACGAACAATCTTTGAACCGTTTGGCCAGAGCTGCCAATGGCGGAAAAGGCAAGTATTCTTTGTTAGGTAccttatattctatattatcgtatcttaatatatatttctttatattaaaatacgatattaatataattacaaaaaaaaccgagaaaaatatacttatgtctttttcaaatgttattatatttgttattatatttataacagaaACCAACTGTCATTACGAAAAGTCACAGTGGTCCCCGTGTGATGAAAAGACCAATGTAAAGGCACGCACGTTGACACTGAAGAAAGGCGACGAAACGTGCGAGAAGACCAAGAAGATCGAAAAGAAGTGCAAGAAAGGTACGAGATTTATCCGAGATTAATATTTAAGCTGTAACACCATCTAACTATAATGTGGCATGCGATTATTGaggttttcttttaaaataagtcAAATATACTTACtcactatattatgtgtatatattatattgtaaatacacaTACAAACAGACAAAACGGATTATTTGATCTTATTAAAAACCCATTATAGAATGATTAACAAGACGACAAACGAATCTCTTCCTGTTTAAAAACGGCCTCGGCCACCTATATCTACTTGACAAGTTACTAGGTGCTTTATAAGTTGTATAGTTTTTTGGTGtaacattttagttattaactACCGAAATGATAACAAATGGCAATCATCGACATAGTACTTTGGCTCTGTTCCATCTTTATACAACCTTTTAAACGtttgaaaatactaaaaacaagCTGTTGTAGTAACACCACTATCGGTATCAGATCTTATTTTAACGTACAGTACTACAGTATAATctcttattttaaacaatagctaaaaaataacaaatatgctATAATTgcgatgttaattataatatactattttcaattcaaaaattctcataattttatcttataataacataaaatatcaaaacaatagatttttaaaaattaccctCACACTCTCATCAATCATTAACTTTCTGCTTTGAGTAACATACATACattcatacatacatacacatatacatatatacatatatacatacatagtacgtacatacatacatacatacatatcatAACTATAAAgcttttaaacaaaattgaaatgCATGTATATATGGTTGTACGTTTTGGGTCGTGTGTTGTTTTAGCATGCCGGTATGTGAAGGGCACATGGAGTCAATGTAACTCGCATAACGAGATGATCAGGACGGACACGCTCAAGGATCCGTCTACTGAAAACTCAAACTGCGAGAAGACCAGACAGATCACGAAAAAGTGCAAAAGCAAGGGACGGGGTAATAAAGgtaacaatatatgtattatgtatatattacaggGGCCAATATTAACAACGCATTAaccttaaaatcatattaatacctatattcagTGCTCGAATTGGGGGGGGGTGACGCAGGCGGACGGAGTCcgctttcattttttcatagatTTCAGCGTCCCCCTTCATTTAATTAAGCGAGGAAAAATATTAGCTTTATAGCACCTTAC includes:
- the LOC132923993 gene encoding uncharacterized protein LOC132923993, which gives rise to MKCLSIIMVSLLLVAIAMVSSNETGLNEQSLNRLARAANGGKETNCHYEKSQWSPCDEKTNVKARTLTLKKGDETCEKTKKIEKKCKKACRYVKGTWSQCNSHNEMIRTDTLKDPSTENSNCEKTRQITKKCKSKGRGNKGNKQTRNRQ